A section of the Paenibacillus yonginensis genome encodes:
- a CDS encoding ArsR/SmtB family transcription factor has protein sequence MKQQDHAFLMEDTVDRASRIFKALGDPTRIKILYLLSQEECSVNHITEVLNLTQSAVSHHLSLLRNLRLVKYRRDGNTLYYTYEDEHVITTLNQVLTHIKCGLEVV, from the coding sequence ATGAAACAGCAGGACCATGCTTTTTTAATGGAAGATACGGTCGACCGGGCTTCAAGGATTTTCAAAGCGCTTGGCGATCCGACTCGGATTAAAATTCTATATTTGCTCTCCCAGGAAGAATGTTCGGTCAATCATATCACGGAAGTGCTGAATCTGACCCAATCTGCGGTTTCCCACCACCTCAGCCTTTTGCGCAATCTTCGGCTGGTCAAGTACCGGCGGGATGGCAACACCTTATATTACACTTACGAAGACGAACACGTCATTACGACTCTGAACCAGGTCTTAACCCATATCAAATGCGGTCTGGAGGTTGTTTAG
- a CDS encoding cation diffusion facilitator family transporter, with translation MDQQSQQSQQGHNHNHSHSHQHGHGHSHSHSHQHFEELRNGNSKGLTIALITTSVILLLEFFGGLFTNSLALLSDSGHMLSDAAALLLSLIAFKFSSRPATPNKTFGFYRFEILAALLNGIALFVIAGLIVWEAIGRLAHPPEVGSGPMMLIAIVGLIANLISAVSLMTKGDVKNNVNMRGAYLHVLGDALGSVGAIVAGILMYAFGWYIADPIISVVVALLILKSGWGVIQNSVHILMEGTPNTVNQEEVKAELESIDGVVNVHDLHIWCITSGLDALSCHLLIGEEQKYQDVLQQAINRLKDKFGIEHTTIQVECAKIKHQELKI, from the coding sequence ATGGATCAACAAAGCCAACAAAGCCAACAAGGCCATAATCACAATCATAGTCATAGTCACCAGCATGGTCATGGTCATTCCCATAGCCACTCCCACCAGCATTTCGAAGAGCTCAGGAATGGAAATTCCAAAGGGCTGACAATCGCTTTAATCACGACCTCGGTGATCCTGCTGCTGGAGTTCTTCGGCGGTTTGTTCACCAACAGCCTGGCGCTGCTGTCCGATTCGGGCCATATGCTGAGCGATGCGGCGGCTCTGCTGCTCAGCCTGATCGCCTTCAAATTCTCTTCCAGACCGGCAACACCTAATAAAACATTTGGTTTCTACCGGTTTGAAATTTTGGCAGCCCTGCTGAACGGCATCGCCTTGTTCGTTATTGCCGGACTGATCGTATGGGAAGCGATCGGCCGTTTGGCTCACCCGCCTGAAGTAGGGAGCGGACCCATGATGCTGATCGCTATCGTCGGCCTGATTGCCAATCTGATCAGCGCCGTTTCCCTGATGACCAAAGGCGATGTGAAAAACAACGTGAACATGCGCGGAGCCTATCTCCATGTGCTCGGAGACGCACTCGGCTCCGTCGGCGCCATTGTGGCCGGTATTCTGATGTATGCCTTCGGCTGGTATATCGCCGACCCGATCATTTCGGTCGTCGTGGCCCTGCTCATCCTTAAGAGCGGCTGGGGTGTCATTCAGAATTCCGTGCATATCCTGATGGAAGGTACTCCGAATACCGTCAACCAGGAAGAGGTAAAAGCCGAACTGGAGAGCATCGACGGCGTTGTTAACGTCCATGACCTGCATATTTGGTGCATCACCTCCGGGCTGGATGCGCTTAGCTGCCACCTGCTGATCGGCGAGGAGCAGAAATATCAGGATGTCCTGCAGCAGGCCATCAACCGGCTGAAAGACAAATTCGGCATCGAACACACGACCATTCAGGTCGAATGTGCAAAGATTAAACATCAGGAATTGAAGATCTAA
- a CDS encoding GH36-type glycosyl hydrolase domain-containing protein codes for MTTVTESKLSLRKGGLQFDFLASGDLRQAAGGDFLINQLAGNPVDGAAGNLFLRIHSRDGIEAYPLLGSRSASRFGRLGDRLVWSGRIQHPAAGAAGVGYEVVFTLTDCGVWFWDVRLQGSGAEVDVVYGQDVGLAHPGAVRSNEAYMSQYIDHAVFKDETGSYAVCSRQNQPQGGLFPYLQQGSLTGAAGFSTDGFQFFGLSYKETGRPESLYQTSLANEIYQYEFAYTALQSARSVLDGQARYVFYGLFKDDHPAAIAGLEFTDIIRQAWREAEQDAPAPFGGEQSPQDLSSNPPGMMTAIGVPLQTFSMLPEELDLLFPVRKQEELEDGQLLSFFTDTYEHVVLKEKELRVERPHGHILMSGDNARMNPEVMTTTSYMYGIFNSQVVVGNTNFNKMMSNARNALNVQKTSGQRLYVELDGEYRLLAMPSLFEMGFNYTRWYYKTASETLIVTNYTTVDSPEVRLHVRSASGAAYRFLISSQITMNVNEYEVPFVMEQAGDSGMLIFRADAGSLSAGVYPQLQYRMSLAGAQYRLGDERMLAEGAEAGSASLVVQVLEPSAEWTLTLQGLLNGGDLPVTDRPVEEEIRKYREFFAKVMNGFRLKGASGQEEGLFKVNALAWWYTHNMLVHYSVPHGLEQYGGAAWGTRDVCQGPVEYFMATHHYGQVRDILTTVFSHQYEDDGNWPQWFMFDGYAKIQQEESHGDIIVWPLKVISDYLTATGDFALLDERVPYTRKHSFDFTETAVPVREHVKKEIGYIREHFLHDTYLSSYGDGDWDDTLQPANAQLKQFMVSSWTVALTYQAVTQLSKVLEETDPQWSAELKELAEGIRRDFNQYMLGTEVIPGFLYFENPEEAKLMLHPADEETGIQYRLLPMTRSMISELLTPEQMKAHYELIQEKLLCPDGVRLMNRPAQYVGGVSVHFKRAEQAANFGREIGLQYVHAHIRYVEAMAKIGQPEQAWNGLAAINPIGIREVVPNAALRQSNAYFSSSDGDFKTRYEAQERFGELREGKVQVKGGWRIYSSGPGIYMNQLISRVLGIREESGDLIVDPVLPAELDGVSFDFEYGGTPVTFVYRIREGAVSRVTVNGQEIAGERISNPYRTGGLRVKAEEFERCRIPSGGGRTVIEIQM; via the coding sequence ATGACAACTGTAACGGAATCCAAGCTGTCTCTCCGCAAGGGCGGACTTCAATTTGATTTCCTGGCCAGCGGAGACCTCCGCCAGGCGGCCGGCGGAGACTTCCTGATCAACCAGCTGGCGGGCAACCCGGTGGATGGGGCGGCCGGCAATCTGTTCCTTAGAATTCACTCCCGGGACGGCATCGAAGCTTACCCGCTGCTTGGCAGCCGGTCGGCCAGCCGTTTCGGCCGTCTTGGCGACCGGCTGGTCTGGTCGGGCCGGATTCAGCACCCTGCGGCGGGGGCCGCAGGGGTGGGGTATGAGGTTGTTTTTACGCTGACTGATTGTGGGGTCTGGTTCTGGGATGTCCGGCTTCAAGGCAGCGGCGCCGAGGTGGACGTCGTGTACGGCCAAGACGTCGGCCTGGCCCATCCGGGTGCGGTGCGCAGCAATGAAGCGTATATGTCTCAATACATCGACCACGCCGTATTTAAGGACGAAACGGGCAGTTATGCCGTTTGTTCCCGCCAGAACCAGCCGCAGGGCGGTTTATTCCCTTACCTGCAGCAGGGATCGCTGACGGGAGCGGCCGGGTTCTCCACGGACGGCTTCCAGTTCTTTGGTTTGTCCTATAAGGAAACGGGCCGTCCGGAGAGCCTGTACCAAACCAGCCTGGCCAATGAAATTTACCAGTATGAATTTGCTTATACGGCTCTGCAGTCCGCCCGCAGCGTATTGGATGGCCAAGCCCGTTACGTGTTCTACGGATTGTTTAAGGATGACCATCCCGCTGCGATTGCCGGTCTTGAATTCACGGATATCATCCGGCAAGCCTGGAGAGAAGCGGAACAAGATGCGCCGGCTCCTTTCGGGGGCGAACAGTCGCCGCAGGATTTGTCTTCAAATCCGCCGGGAATGATGACGGCTATCGGAGTACCGCTCCAAACCTTCTCCATGCTGCCGGAGGAGCTGGACCTGCTGTTCCCGGTCCGGAAGCAGGAGGAGCTTGAAGACGGGCAGCTGCTATCTTTTTTCACGGACACTTATGAGCATGTGGTCCTGAAGGAGAAGGAGCTTCGCGTAGAACGGCCGCACGGGCATATTCTGATGAGCGGGGACAACGCTCGGATGAATCCGGAGGTCATGACTACAACTTCATATATGTATGGCATTTTTAACTCCCAGGTCGTTGTGGGGAATACGAATTTCAACAAAATGATGAGCAACGCGCGGAATGCCTTAAATGTGCAGAAAACGTCCGGCCAGCGGCTGTACGTCGAATTGGACGGGGAATACCGTCTGCTCGCCATGCCTTCCCTGTTTGAAATGGGCTTCAATTATACACGCTGGTACTATAAAACGGCTTCCGAGACGCTGATCGTCACGAACTACACGACCGTGGACTCGCCGGAGGTCCGCCTGCACGTTCGCTCCGCAAGCGGCGCAGCGTACCGGTTCCTGATCAGCAGTCAAATTACGATGAACGTCAATGAATATGAAGTTCCGTTTGTAATGGAGCAGGCCGGCGATTCCGGCATGCTGATCTTCCGTGCAGACGCCGGTTCCCTAAGCGCAGGCGTTTATCCGCAGCTGCAGTACCGGATGAGCCTGGCCGGAGCCCAATACCGTCTGGGCGATGAGCGGATGTTGGCCGAAGGCGCGGAGGCAGGCAGCGCATCACTGGTTGTGCAGGTGCTGGAACCGTCCGCGGAATGGACGCTTACCCTGCAGGGGCTGCTGAACGGCGGTGATTTGCCGGTGACGGATCGTCCAGTTGAAGAGGAAATCCGTAAATACCGCGAGTTCTTCGCCAAGGTTATGAACGGGTTCCGTCTGAAGGGCGCTTCCGGACAGGAAGAAGGATTGTTTAAAGTTAACGCGCTTGCGTGGTGGTATACGCATAATATGCTGGTGCATTATTCTGTTCCGCACGGGCTGGAGCAGTATGGCGGTGCGGCCTGGGGAACACGCGACGTCTGCCAGGGACCGGTGGAATATTTTATGGCTACCCATCATTACGGGCAGGTCCGCGATATTTTGACCACTGTATTCTCCCATCAATATGAAGACGACGGCAACTGGCCGCAGTGGTTCATGTTTGACGGGTACGCCAAAATTCAGCAGGAAGAAAGCCATGGCGATATCATCGTTTGGCCGCTGAAGGTCATCAGCGATTATTTGACAGCCACCGGCGATTTCGCGCTGCTGGACGAACGGGTTCCTTATACTCGCAAGCACAGCTTTGATTTTACGGAAACGGCCGTTCCGGTGCGCGAACATGTGAAGAAGGAGATCGGGTATATCCGGGAGCATTTCCTCCATGATACCTACCTCTCTTCCTACGGTGACGGCGACTGGGACGATACGCTGCAGCCGGCTAATGCACAGCTCAAGCAGTTTATGGTCAGCAGCTGGACGGTTGCGCTTACTTATCAGGCCGTAACCCAGCTGTCCAAGGTGCTGGAGGAGACGGATCCGCAGTGGTCCGCCGAGCTGAAGGAGCTGGCGGAGGGAATCCGGCGCGATTTCAACCAATATATGCTGGGCACCGAGGTCATCCCGGGATTCCTGTATTTCGAGAACCCGGAAGAAGCCAAGCTGATGCTTCATCCAGCGGATGAGGAGACCGGCATCCAATACCGGCTGCTTCCGATGACCCGGAGCATGATCAGCGAGCTGCTGACGCCGGAGCAGATGAAAGCTCATTACGAACTCATTCAGGAGAAGCTGCTGTGCCCGGACGGCGTGCGGCTGATGAACCGGCCGGCCCAATATGTCGGAGGGGTCAGCGTGCACTTTAAACGCGCCGAGCAGGCGGCCAACTTTGGCCGGGAAATCGGCCTGCAGTACGTACATGCGCACATCCGCTACGTGGAAGCGATGGCGAAGATCGGCCAGCCGGAGCAGGCCTGGAACGGCCTTGCCGCCATCAACCCGATCGGCATCCGGGAAGTGGTACCGAACGCGGCGCTTCGCCAAAGCAACGCTTATTTCAGCAGCTCCGACGGGGATTTCAAAACCCGCTACGAGGCTCAGGAGCGCTTTGGCGAGCTGCGGGAAGGCAAAGTGCAGGTCAAGGGAGGCTGGCGCATTTACTCCAGCGGACCTGGAATCTACATGAACCAGCTGATCTCCAGAGTCCTGGGCATCCGTGAGGAAAGCGGGGATCTGATCGTCGATCCGGTACTGCCTGCCGAGCTGGACGGCGTTTCGTTCGACTTCGAATACGGGGGCACGCCGGTGACCTTCGTTTACCGGATTCGGGAAGGCGCAGTCAGCCGCGTGACGGTCAATGGCCAGGAGATTGCCGGCGAGCGGATTTCGAACCCATACCGGACCGGAGGTTTGCGGGTGAAAGCGGAGGAATTTGAACGCTGCCGGATTCCTTCCGGCGGCGGCCGTACGGTGATAGAAATTCAAATGTAA
- the bglX gene encoding beta-glucosidase BglX, which yields MTNWLVTEYLNKMTLEEKVAQLLQLAVPFFKGAKDSGQITGPMKSLGITEEQIDNAGSVLGLAGAEEVLAVQKAHLANNRLGIPLLIMADIVHGFKTIFPVPLAIGCSWDLELAEKSAEIAAREAAVSGIHVTFAPMVDLVRDPRWGRVMESTGEDPYLNSLFAQAFVRGFQGDDLRNERDRVAACVKHFAAYGLAEGGRDYNTVDLSELKLRESYLPGYKAALDAGAEMVMTSFNTLDGIPATGNRKLMRKLLREEWGFDGVLISDWGAVKELIPHGVAEDEREAALKALQAGVDIEMMTSCYVHYLPELVAEGVIEEKLVDEAVLRILELKEKMGLFEQPLRGADPELERTVVYSSEHRAVSRELAAKSCVLLKNDGLLPLGRQQRVALIGPFADSGDILGPWSWTGSQETAARLGAAMQAASAEASNVTLAAGCGIDTFEKALAQEAAAAAEAADVLVLALGEASEMSGEAGSRSDIRLPQAQLELLRRMKQLGKPLAVVLFNGRPLDLSGVLDEADAVLEAWFPGSEGGLAIADLLYGNVNPSGKLTMSFPYSTGQIPVYYNSFNTGRPQGAPDAQVRYVSQYLDVPNEPLLPFGYGLSYTTFAYGQPKLSSATLTAEQPLQVSVAVTNTGSTAGTEIVQLYIRDMAGEVVRPLKELKAFSRVELAPGESRTISFEINEAMLRYYHSDLSFGSDPGAFKLMIGGSSRDVQEADFRLV from the coding sequence ATGACCAACTGGCTCGTTACGGAGTATTTGAACAAGATGACGCTGGAAGAGAAAGTCGCCCAGCTGCTGCAGCTGGCGGTTCCTTTCTTCAAGGGAGCCAAAGACAGCGGCCAGATCACCGGACCGATGAAAAGCCTTGGCATTACGGAGGAGCAGATCGACAACGCTGGATCCGTGCTTGGCCTGGCTGGAGCCGAAGAGGTTCTGGCGGTGCAGAAGGCGCATCTGGCGAACAACCGGCTTGGCATTCCGCTGCTGATCATGGCGGATATCGTGCACGGGTTCAAGACGATTTTCCCCGTGCCGCTTGCCATCGGCTGCTCCTGGGACCTGGAGCTTGCGGAGAAAAGCGCGGAAATCGCGGCTAGAGAAGCGGCCGTGTCAGGCATTCACGTGACGTTTGCCCCAATGGTTGACTTGGTCCGTGATCCGAGATGGGGACGCGTGATGGAGTCGACGGGGGAAGATCCGTACCTGAACTCGCTGTTCGCCCAAGCTTTTGTCCGCGGCTTTCAAGGCGACGATTTGCGGAACGAACGGGACCGCGTGGCAGCTTGCGTGAAGCATTTTGCCGCATACGGCCTGGCTGAAGGCGGCCGGGATTACAACACGGTCGATTTGTCCGAGCTGAAGCTGCGCGAATCCTATTTGCCCGGCTATAAGGCAGCGCTGGATGCGGGTGCGGAAATGGTGATGACTTCCTTCAACACGCTGGACGGCATTCCCGCCACCGGCAACCGCAAGCTGATGCGCAAGCTGCTCCGCGAGGAATGGGGCTTTGACGGCGTACTTATCTCCGATTGGGGAGCGGTCAAAGAACTGATTCCGCATGGTGTGGCGGAAGACGAACGAGAAGCGGCGCTGAAGGCGCTGCAGGCCGGAGTTGACATCGAAATGATGACCTCTTGTTATGTGCACTATCTCCCGGAGCTGGTTGCAGAAGGAGTCATCGAAGAGAAGCTGGTCGATGAAGCGGTGCTGCGGATCCTGGAGCTGAAAGAGAAGATGGGTTTGTTTGAACAGCCGCTGCGCGGGGCGGATCCGGAGCTGGAGCGGACCGTCGTGTACAGCAGCGAGCACCGCGCCGTCTCCCGCGAGCTGGCGGCGAAATCGTGCGTGCTGCTGAAGAACGACGGCCTGCTGCCGCTGGGCCGGCAGCAGCGTGTGGCGCTGATCGGGCCGTTTGCCGACAGCGGCGACATTCTCGGTCCGTGGTCCTGGACCGGATCGCAGGAGACGGCGGCGCGGCTCGGCGCCGCCATGCAGGCAGCCAGCGCTGAAGCTTCGAACGTGACGCTTGCCGCAGGCTGCGGCATCGACACGTTTGAGAAAGCGCTGGCGCAGGAGGCCGCCGCCGCTGCGGAGGCAGCGGACGTGCTCGTGCTCGCGCTCGGCGAGGCGTCCGAGATGAGCGGCGAGGCCGGCAGCCGGTCCGATATCCGGCTGCCGCAGGCGCAGCTGGAGCTGCTGCGGCGCATGAAGCAGCTCGGCAAACCGCTGGCGGTCGTGCTGTTTAACGGCCGCCCGCTGGATTTGAGCGGCGTCCTGGATGAAGCGGACGCCGTGCTGGAGGCCTGGTTCCCGGGCAGCGAAGGCGGTCTGGCGATTGCGGACCTGCTTTACGGCAACGTGAACCCGTCCGGCAAGCTGACGATGTCTTTCCCTTATTCGACCGGGCAGATTCCGGTCTATTATAACTCTTTTAATACCGGCCGCCCGCAGGGCGCGCCGGATGCGCAGGTCCGCTACGTCTCGCAGTATCTGGACGTTCCGAATGAACCTTTGCTGCCGTTCGGCTATGGGCTGAGCTACACGACTTTTGCCTACGGACAGCCGAAGCTGTCTTCGGCAACGTTAACGGCCGAGCAGCCGCTGCAGGTGTCCGTAGCGGTCACCAACACGGGCAGCACAGCCGGTACGGAAATCGTCCAGCTCTATATCCGCGATATGGCAGGTGAAGTTGTCCGTCCGCTGAAGGAGCTGAAAGCTTTCAGCCGGGTCGAGCTCGCTCCGGGCGAAAGCCGGACTATAAGCTTTGAAATTAACGAAGCCATGCTCCGCTATTACCACAGCGACTTGTCCTTCGGCAGCGATCCGGGGGCTTTCAAGCTGATGATCGGCGGCAGCAGCCGGGATGTGCAGGAGGCCGATTTCCGGCTCGTTTAA
- a CDS encoding alpha/beta hydrolase → MPFIQTTLFSETLGMPTEMNVVIPHLPDGDLRNKTKLPVLYLLHGLGGDHQEWTRQSSIERYAESKGVALVMPRADRSYYTDMKQGGAYFTYLSDELPKLVSYLFPLSQRREDTFIAGISMGGYGAFKLALRCPERYAAAASLSGALDIVGRVNGPNGFQPGEAERIFGDPGRLQGSGDDLLALLPKAAKTGFVPRLYQCCGTEDFLYEGNRIFLRHAEQAGLKVTYEEGPGEHEWGYWDRQARRMMEWLPVT, encoded by the coding sequence ATGCCGTTTATTCAAACCACGCTGTTCTCGGAAACGCTTGGCATGCCGACCGAAATGAATGTGGTGATTCCGCATCTGCCGGATGGGGACCTCCGGAACAAAACCAAGCTGCCTGTGCTTTATTTGCTGCATGGCTTGGGAGGCGATCACCAGGAGTGGACCCGGCAATCTTCGATTGAGCGTTATGCGGAGAGCAAAGGGGTGGCTCTGGTTATGCCGCGTGCGGACCGGAGTTATTATACGGATATGAAGCAGGGAGGCGCTTATTTTACTTATTTGAGCGATGAACTCCCCAAGCTGGTATCGTATTTGTTTCCGCTGTCGCAGCGGCGCGAGGATACGTTTATCGCCGGCATTTCGATGGGCGGCTACGGCGCTTTCAAGCTGGCGCTGCGCTGTCCGGAGCGGTATGCCGCGGCGGCCAGCCTGTCGGGCGCCTTGGATATCGTCGGCCGGGTCAACGGGCCAAACGGGTTCCAGCCCGGTGAGGCGGAGCGGATCTTCGGCGATCCGGGCCGGCTGCAAGGCAGCGGCGACGATCTGCTGGCCCTTCTTCCAAAGGCAGCGAAAACCGGGTTCGTGCCCAGGCTCTATCAATGCTGCGGGACAGAGGATTTCCTGTACGAAGGCAACCGAATCTTCCTCCGTCATGCTGAGCAGGCCGGCCTGAAGGTGACTTACGAGGAGGGCCCGGGCGAACATGAATGGGGCTATTGGGATCGTCAGGCCCGCCGGATGATGGAGTGGCTGCCTGTAACCTGA
- a CDS encoding LacI family DNA-binding transcriptional regulator translates to MATIKDVAKLAGVALSTASYALSGDSKVSSKTREKVLEAARQLNYRKNGFAMDLKRSRTNTIALILTDLSGPYYSELIRSVQDVALSNGYDLIACSSMGGKDSTAVKFLREKRVDGAIVLAHNITDDILLSSASAAFPIVVMDRKTTGEGLISVVVDGEQGGYDATRHLIELGHRQIAYISGPSNSFDNALRYQGFLRAMREAGLEEKAKWRLGGSFIREGGYKATKMMMMQGELPTAVFYANDEMAVGGIKALEEGGVSIPDEISVIGFDDIQLAEYVHPALTTIHQPMHESGSLAGHLLFQMLNGEEVNEAYKLKVELIRRNSVKQI, encoded by the coding sequence ATGGCTACGATTAAAGATGTGGCAAAATTGGCGGGAGTCGCGTTATCTACCGCTTCATACGCTTTGAGCGGCGACAGCAAGGTCAGCTCGAAGACACGCGAGAAGGTGCTGGAGGCGGCAAGACAGCTCAATTATCGAAAAAACGGTTTTGCCATGGATTTAAAGCGCAGCCGTACGAATACGATTGCTCTGATTCTTACCGACTTGTCCGGGCCTTATTATTCCGAGCTGATCCGCAGCGTGCAGGACGTGGCTTTATCGAACGGTTATGATCTGATTGCCTGCAGCTCCATGGGAGGCAAAGATTCTACGGCCGTTAAATTCCTGCGGGAAAAAAGGGTGGACGGGGCCATCGTGCTGGCCCATAACATTACGGATGACATATTGCTGAGCTCGGCGAGCGCCGCTTTTCCCATTGTCGTCATGGACCGGAAGACAACCGGCGAAGGTTTGATCAGCGTTGTGGTCGACGGGGAACAGGGCGGTTATGACGCCACCCGCCATTTGATCGAGCTGGGCCACCGGCAGATTGCTTATATCAGCGGCCCATCGAATTCCTTTGACAACGCGCTGCGTTATCAGGGGTTCCTGCGGGCGATGCGCGAAGCCGGGCTTGAGGAGAAAGCCAAGTGGCGGCTGGGCGGCAGCTTTATCCGCGAAGGCGGCTACAAGGCGACCAAAATGATGATGATGCAGGGCGAGCTGCCGACCGCGGTATTTTACGCGAATGACGAAATGGCCGTCGGCGGCATCAAAGCGCTGGAGGAAGGCGGTGTTTCGATTCCGGATGAAATCTCCGTGATCGGCTTTGACGATATTCAGCTTGCTGAATATGTCCATCCTGCCTTGACGACGATTCACCAGCCGATGCATGAATCGGGTTCGCTGGCTGGCCATCTGCTGTTTCAAATGTTGAACGGCGAAGAAGTCAACGAGGCCTACAAGCTGAAAGTAGAGCTGATCCGGCGGAACTCGGTGAAGCAGATATAA
- a CDS encoding carbohydrate ABC transporter permease — translation MAVKKIEKGVMITLLILGGILMMVPFIWMLGSSFKPENEFTVIPPTIIPHHPTWNNYSRLFTEMDFLVYLKNTLIIVICSFVGLLLNALAGYAFAKFEFPGKNGFFYLILATMMIPGQVTMIPTYLIINKMGLVNTMAGIVLPGLVGAFGIFLFRQFMATIPTDLMEAARLDGAGEFRIFFRLILPVVKPVFAVQAILTFIGAWNSFLWPLIIANDERLYTLSVGLSLLKGQYGTEFGLQMAGAAFMVIPIIIIFTFFQKHIIEGYTISGMK, via the coding sequence ATGGCCGTCAAAAAGATTGAAAAAGGCGTTATGATAACGCTCCTGATCCTGGGCGGCATTCTGATGATGGTTCCGTTCATCTGGATGCTCGGCTCGTCGTTTAAGCCGGAGAATGAATTTACGGTAATTCCGCCAACCATTATCCCGCATCATCCGACCTGGAACAACTACAGCAGGCTGTTTACGGAAATGGATTTCCTGGTTTATCTGAAAAATACGCTGATTATTGTTATTTGTTCGTTTGTCGGCTTGCTGCTGAACGCTTTGGCCGGCTACGCTTTTGCGAAATTTGAATTTCCGGGGAAAAACGGCTTTTTCTATTTAATCCTGGCCACCATGATGATTCCGGGCCAGGTAACCATGATTCCGACGTATTTAATCATCAATAAAATGGGACTCGTCAACACGATGGCGGGGATTGTTCTTCCGGGACTGGTTGGCGCCTTCGGCATCTTTTTGTTCCGCCAGTTCATGGCCACCATCCCGACGGATTTGATGGAGGCGGCGCGTCTGGACGGTGCCGGGGAGTTCCGTATTTTCTTCCGGCTGATTCTGCCGGTCGTGAAACCGGTTTTTGCGGTTCAGGCGATTCTAACGTTTATCGGGGCCTGGAACAGCTTCCTGTGGCCGCTGATTATTGCCAACGATGAAAGATTGTATACCTTGTCCGTCGGGCTTTCGCTGCTGAAAGGGCAATACGGCACTGAATTTGGCCTGCAGATGGCGGGGGCAGCTTTTATGGTCATTCCTATCATTATTATTTTTACTTTCTTCCAGAAACATATTATTGAAGGATATACGATTTCCGGGATGAAATAA
- a CDS encoding carbohydrate ABC transporter permease → MMREFAKQWNKNKYPYMFIAPAVLLLVVFSIIPIVIALVISFTNMDLVGLADYSNIRGVGFDNYIRIFKDPVFLKALFNTFIYVIVGVPLVVICAMAVALLLNYGTSWLFKTFRVIYYMPSITNIVAVAVVWGYLYNGSYGLFNYMLSWFGIPAQQWLQDPTLAKFSLILLALWKAIGLNMIIFLAALQGIPRSYYEAAEIDGATGWKKLRYITVPLLSFATFFVTITTLIGWIQFFEEPFVMTKGGPLNATMSLALFIYNNGFKLSNFGYAASGSFVLFVIIILATIVQFAVRKKEVEY, encoded by the coding sequence ATGATGAGGGAGTTCGCGAAACAGTGGAACAAAAATAAATATCCATATATGTTTATTGCTCCGGCCGTTTTGCTGTTGGTCGTATTTTCGATCATTCCGATCGTTATTGCGCTTGTAATCAGTTTTACCAATATGGACCTGGTCGGACTTGCCGACTATTCCAACATCCGCGGCGTCGGTTTTGACAACTATATCAGAATTTTTAAAGATCCGGTGTTTCTGAAAGCTTTATTCAACACTTTTATTTATGTGATTGTAGGGGTACCTTTGGTGGTCATATGCGCCATGGCGGTAGCTTTGCTGCTGAATTACGGCACAAGCTGGCTGTTCAAGACGTTCCGCGTCATCTATTACATGCCTTCCATAACGAACATTGTGGCCGTTGCCGTGGTCTGGGGGTATCTGTACAACGGTTCTTACGGTTTGTTCAACTACATGCTTTCTTGGTTCGGCATCCCGGCCCAGCAGTGGCTGCAGGATCCGACGCTCGCCAAGTTTTCCCTGATTCTGCTGGCCCTTTGGAAGGCCATCGGCCTGAATATGATTATTTTCCTGGCGGCCCTGCAGGGAATTCCGCGTTCCTATTATGAAGCCGCCGAAATCGACGGGGCTACCGGATGGAAGAAACTCCGCTATATCACGGTTCCGCTGCTGAGCTTCGCGACCTTCTTCGTTACGATTACGACTTTGATCGGCTGGATTCAGTTCTTCGAGGAACCGTTTGTCATGACAAAAGGCGGACCGCTGAACGCGACCATGTCGCTGGCGCTCTTCATTTACAACAACGGCTTTAAGCTCAGCAACTTCGGTTACGCGGCTTCGGGTTCGTTTGTACTGTTCGTCATCATTATCCTGGCCACCATCGTGCAGTTTGCGGTGAGAAAGAAAGAAGTCGAGTATTAA